From Ananas comosus cultivar F153 linkage group 2, ASM154086v1, whole genome shotgun sequence:
GATATGCAAAATAACTAAGTAGAGAAGCAAGGAAATATGAtgtaactactctactcctacttaTGATACTAGATATGaaaaacaaccgagtagagtataaACAAACAAcatgggtgctaggctcaacactatatataaagatatatatgcCAGATAACAACGagagagcaagggtaagaaaccatcaccgagcgtgcaccactgtaccgacttcggatcgaagtacccacctgtacgaatgttGCGCCTGTCTCCTTACTGCGAAAGAAAGTCAACtggacctacggagggtccatcgggttagtatctaacccacaactaataaccacagtatccacaaccctACAACAAttccacggagatcggtttcccaataccgattaccgtaacttgccggaagtcccgaaaatcgcaccgggactccgtcgggacccctGAAATGTCCTGGAACGCACtgactcgtgctacgagtcatccgctgccacaaaacacatcaaatAAGATGTCTTGGCAGTAAACACAAagatacacaaccaaacaactattggtggataattgttcggatctaAGTTCctgaaagtgtcaatttcgacaccggaacccccccgtcgctcactcgtcattttcgaaccctcgaaatgatgcgagtgaccagccaacaaggctcagcgactaaaCAATccatcacgaagcaccgtcggaataattccgaaccgaacccgcgttccgtcgtcggatttcgccgagaaacgagccggaaatcacttttcgatttttGTAAATGcatggggccttggacaatcagtccagaggttacccacaGCCCGCACACGTTGCCAACAGCGACCACAACCATCAAAAATGCGTAAAACCACCAGGTTACccaaaatcacattattttatgtgatttcggggcttttatggtccgacTACGCAAACCGAAAGTTAATCAGCCAAGCCGAGACACccactgacaggtctcggcgtgctggaggccgtgctcacctttcggagcactttCGGCCACTGAGGCAACCgcgcgagcgatgcgaagttcAGCGAAAACTACGCGCTGAAACTAAAACACCTCTAACTCACACATCCGGAGCTCATtgaccctaaatgaggtgagcactgtgaccAGCACTGgctgacgatcaccgtgctcacctccagaggcatcggaacagcctcgggttGCTGGCATTGCGGTCAGAATCGTAAACAGTGCACAAAACAGCATAAACAAGCTTACCGGTCGGGGGAAGCTAGGGCACGGCCaacggcggccggacggcgagcGCGCCGGCAGGGCGAGGGTACTGCAAGTGTGGGGTGGCAAGGGCGTGTGTCGGCCGGCGACGGGAGGTGGCCACGGCGGGGgggcaatgatgccctagccgcattGCAAAGAAGAAGCTTGGCTCGGGTCCGGCTAGCAGGagggctccggcggcgggggcgcCGGCGGCAACCCGGCGCGGCAGGCCAGGGGAGGCCGGCGCTCATGCCGGCCGACGGCGGGAGGCGGCCTCNaaaattaaaatttataatttgaaatttgaaaattaaaatttgaagtttaaaatttaaaatttaaaatttgaagtttaaaatttgatatttgaaatttaaaatttaaaatttaaaatttgaaatttgaaaactaaaatttaaaatgaaatttgaaatttgaaatttgaaatttgaaatttgaaatttaaaaattaaatttgaaaattaaaaattgagaattaaaaattgaaattataaattagaaaatttaaaattagaaatttaagatCCAATGCGGCGTCCTCTGCGACTGTCCTTCCTGACGCGACCCTCTGGAACGCTAACgtcccgaagacccacgaccctgagagcgtgattgTGGAGGTCTTggcggacgcctgctgctcgactgtcctccgtcatctggatctgggcgcttcctatcctgactctgccctGACACCTGGGTCCGCTCCCGAATAGATGCATCACCTCTCTCCACTCACAAAGCCTGCTCAATAGATGCATtcaaggtcctcaacctctgcgcaAGTACCAACCTGAAGATCTCTGGTCTCAAGTCTCGCTCAAACAGATATACCCTGTGGGCCTCGTCTCTGGCTACAAATGGCACATAGTTCAGGAGTCAAGTAAACTCATGGATGTACTCCTGAACTGCTCTCTCTCCCTGCTGAAGCTTTTTCAggtcctcctcgagcttctacTTCATGCTGCTTGGAAAGTATATCCCATACAGCATCCCGCAAAACTCATCCCACTTCATTTGCAATGCCATCAACCCTCGATCtcgcctcatcctcctccaccaagaGTGTGCATCGCCGGCCAAGCAGTGAACTCCCAAGTGTACCTGCTCCCGCTCAGGAATAAACAAATCctcaaacagcttctccatcgcGCTCACCCAGTCTTCTACGACACAGGGCTCTGTGCAGCTGCCGTCATAGGTCGGCGGATCAAAATGGCAGAAACAAGCCAGCCTTTCAATCAaccgctcctgctcagcctcagtCATCTGTGACGCCTCTCCAGAAGATGCAAATTGCACAGTAGGAACTGTCACTGGTGGGTGTACAGCTGCGGCTGGTGCGGCCACTagagtagtcgggggtggagCTGCCTGTTCTGGTGCTCTCGGTACTGCGCTCTGTGGCGGAGCTAATgtctcgcacatcctctgcaACAacgccccctgctgcctcgtcacctccaTCAGAGAAGCTAATTGCTCTCTCAGATCCGGGGGTGCACTCGACTATAGTCGTGCACTCAGCTCTGCCGGCTCAGGCATCTCAGAAGGTGCGGCGCTATCCCTAGTCGGCGGTAGACCTCGGCGTCAATACATAGCTGCAAGAAAAGGACATAAGGGTCAGATACAAAatacaaacactctcgacccaataaagcgaaagtctagaagtCGGCTCctatttctcctcaaaattatgccgtCTGCAGCGGACATAATTTTCTTGGATGAAATagacactccttcagtcactcattCCGCCCTAGGATGAGTTAAAGCAAATCAATcgctgactttcgcgataaatcacgcctctcgcgtcttgccttcctaaggtttacCAAACTTAGGGTTCCTAGGTCCTAATGGCCTAATGCTATGctttgataccaacttaatctgtcacgccacggattactcgtttccccgggcacgccgacaaatccgccgtatacaaaggactTTCTCcagtatacgaagcgatagctgtacctatacctgtaatcatacaatattacaaccagtagtatagagctgctaagaAGAAAAGCATATATAAACAACATCGgttcaacatacatatatagtatccTGGTACAAAAATCACTCGCTCTAGCGAgactgtcatgccccggattacacgtttccccAGGCTCgataacagacccgccgtatacataggtattttttttgtatacgaagTGAAAAGTAGAAGTATCTATAATCATACAATACCACAAACAGTAGTATGGAGCAGCTAGGAAAATAAACCGTATCAATAAATACCgaggttcaatacatacatgtaaTCCAGATATACAAAAGCTCGCTCTGGCGAGATgcaacaactgtatgtaaagacccaaaaactacaactacctatagctggtgctcctctagctctgcgactctctggaagggctctaactcgcgacgtcCTTGCCATGATCgagatcagcaacagcagcagccgaaggcaacgctctgcaaaaacagcggtaacaactgggcgtgagaactactacaaaagaagtagtcctcagtgggtaccgccctcaaactcatcggcccactcactaagtctacagaagggagcaaggatagcaGAAAATACTGGAAGAAAATCGACAGCTATAaaccactacactatcatgctctacactaaccaactgtagaaaatgtCAATACCGACCGAATCTCACTAGGACTgcaagcatacccgtccctgggactgtgaacacacccgttcCGCCCGGTtacgactatacagctacctccacgctGACaccagtggagagcaagtccaacatGCACGAAcaacaccaacgcaaaagcacaaagcccgactccggagtggcactcgcgggcgctacccaactgagtatgcaagtgtatctctgtcgagcttaATCAAGCTCTCTCAAGCTAAcatcaagtgaacagggtcTAACGAGTAACTCACGTGCCCTAGGCACAATCTGAGACTAAAaataatctgggtccaccgtcaaccccgacggcacccgacaatccgaaatagcctagactctgctgtaaaaaataagctcggcatctcagcacgagcgtaaatgcattctaaactatctCGAGTACCCATCGCGCtgaaacagcggtgatacaatcaaaatacggctcctagagctaaattagGTAGTAGAAGCATATGACGGATCaaaacgctggttttctcctaagtcaagttccaaatccaacatgtataatttatctaattactaaatatgctccaaattcagatttatatatttacatactcatcgatgaatttgagctacagCATGACAACAATAGCCGCATATCATACACGTCGACTAACATGCACTTAGAAGCGAAACCAATGATACACCCACCCCAAATGCTCTTTCCAGGCAGCAAGGAGGTCTCGGAACTGCTGTGAGACTCAGCTGAAATCACACCAAATCAGCAATTGGAATACTTGAAGGATCTAGCgtagaaatccacaaaaattcaataattcagcacttaagcttaaattagTTCAATTACAATGCTAATTTCACTAGATTACCTTCAAATCAGCAGTAGCAAGGTTCCCTCAGCAGTGAAATAGCTGTAGAAAGTTTCTCTGGTTCAAGACTACTCTTCTCCCAAGATCTGAACCTAATATATCCAAGTTGCATCAATAACAATGctaatttcagcacttaagcttaattaacccaactccaatgtcaaaactcacctaattaCATCCAAATCTGGTGAGGAGGGTCTCAAATCTAGTGAAGTGCATAGAAGTATCAagctcaggtccaaaatcctaCTGCCTTTACAGCTAACCTCAATAAAATCCAAGAAATTCCATTTTTAGCTCAAAACTGCAAGCAGCAAGGAAAAATAGGAAATCGAcaaagctaacctcaaccaaactCGGCAAATCTGCCAAAAACGTTGAAACACACTCGTGCTCTGGATTCCTctagaagtctagaatccagcaaaccaagtttcgtcgtaATCTGATCTTCCTACGTcacacacgagccaaaacaccgaaggtcgtcgcaggaaaactgcagaatcagcactcaaTCACATTCAAACTGATGAATTGGATGAAATCCAAAGGAAATCGAGGAGTGGAGAAGAAATCAGAGGTGCTACTgagaagagagagtgaaaagagctcaccaaGGTCACTctccacctatttatagggtgctggAATTGTAGAATAAGCCCCAAGAACAGCTGCTGCAATTTGGTGTCCCTACAGACTCGGGCATTTCCGGGCGCCCGAACTCACATTATGGGCGCCCGAATCCTCCAGGCTACACAAAGCTTCCTCTTCGGACTCTTcgcccgcggtgtgctgtgCCCATATCTGGCTCTGGCGGACCTCACcaaccaccagccacgtgtcagcacAATCGATACACACAAGGTGCACTTTCGGACTCACATTCGAGCGCTCGAAACatggacccgaattggcttccagttctcatcagttctgcactcaacttctgggcgacccaaatccagttctgggcgtccgaatctggcaaaactccagttttgcttatttgagtgcccGAGTCCAtttttgcatccatttcgtgcagaattgactccgactcaatctgacactctccagatgtgttgACTAGTCAATAATATTACaaccaatcctatccaaacctccggAACACTACAGAGAcactaacatcagtatgtataagaaccaaaaactacaactacctgtagctggtatatcTCTAGGTCAGCAGCAAAACGGAAAGGAATTTAGCTCGCGACTTCCTTTCCACGATCTGTATctgcaacagcagcagccgaagaagagggCTCTACAAAAAGGATCTACAACTGGGTGTGggaactactgtaaaaagaagtagtcctcagtgggtaccgctaccgaccttaACGGCTCATCCACTAAGTCTGCAGAGGTAAGcaatgatagtaaagaaagctggaacaaatctacagttatatgccactatactatcgtgatccaacactaactatttGTAGAAAATGCaaattctgacccaatctcactagggactgtgaatacacccgtcccgcctgtcgaagttACATTAACAACCACCACATTAGGTAGTCAGTGGAGAGCCAGTCCAATCAGGACACAATGACACCAACAAAACAGCACtgagcccgactccggagttgcactcgtgggcgctacccaaccgagtatgcaagcgtatctctgtcgagctcaatcaggctctcacaggctatagtcaaagtaGAAGGGTAAAATTGATCTAAccaccaaaactcacgtgccctcggcacaatctgaagCAAAAAATACAATCTGGGTCCACTGTCAACCtgaacggcacccgacagtccggaacattCTAAACAcagctgtaaaaataagctcgatattccagcacgagcgtaaatttattctacactatcctggaTATCTACCGtccacaaactgcggcgatacaacaCAAACTATGGCtcatagagctaaatctggtagtttaagaaaatgacggtgtagaatcgatagtttttttctaagtcaagttccaagtccaacatgtataatttatctaaatcacTACtgtatgctccaaattcagatttcaattaACATGCAAATCAACGAATTCGAGCTAGATAACATGGTATACAAAGACTAAAAAATATACATGCTGACATCGACtaggcttaggaggaaatccgtagAATCCAGTAAGCATATCATTAACTCACCTCTAGCACGAGCTCGACGACAGCAAGCAACTGCTGAAAACCTTTGTTGAGACCAGCCTCCAACCAGCAATAAATCTCTCTAAGGATCAAAGCACAAAAATCCCAAAGTTTCCATCAATACTCTagatttcagcacttaagcttaaattcATTAAGATTGCAATGTCAAACTCACCTTCCAATCTTCAATTCAGTTGAGGAAAGGTGCTAAAACCAGTGGAGTATGATGGAGCAACCTTCTCTGGTTCGAAATGCAACTTCTTCCAAGGATTGATCCAAGAAAAccataaaaatacaaatttcagCTCCAATACAGCAGCAGTCTGCAAAAACAGTAAATTGACAATGCAAACCTCAATCAAATGCTGTCAAATGAGCCCCACGAAATCTCCAAGAAGTCTAGTAACCACCAAACCAAATTTCACAGCAAACGGAGCTTcttacgtcgcacacgagccaaaacaccgaaggtcgctgctggaaaTCTACAGAAACTGCAATTCTCAAGGTGGAATGGTGTAATTTGGAGTATTTGGAGGACTAGAGTGCAAAATATGAGCTTCTCTGTAAGGAAGGGTGAAAAAGCTTCTCAGGGGATCGCACACAAGCTTTTATAAGGAGGTGCAATGGTCTGATAAGCCCCAAGAACAAAAACACTAACCTGCTGTCCCTGCAGAACTCTAcattttcgggcgcccgaaattAACTTCTGGGCATCCGAAACTTCTAGATCAATACAGCACTCCTTCGTTGGTTCCTTCGCCTGCGGTACGATGTGCCCAAACAtggtccggcggacctcacctaccaccatacACGGTCAGCATAGTCGATAATCCCAAAGTGAACTTTCGGGCCCATTTCTGGGGACCCAAAaacaggatccgaattggctgcCAGTTTTATTTCAGTTCACGttcagttctgggcgacccaaaccatgttctgggctcccgaaactggcaaacttcagttttgcttatttgagtgcgccgagtgcGTTTCCGCATCCATTTTGTGCAAAAACGACTCCAattcagtccgacactctccagatgtatCGACCAATcgctaatactgtagccaatccgaTACCAAACCCCCGGGACACTGcatataaattagaaaatttaaaattagaaatttattatttgtaaactaaaatttataatttgatattcgaaaattaaaatttgaatttataaaattagaaaatttaaaattagaaatttattatttgtaaactaaaatttataatttgatattcgaaaattaaaatttgaatttataaaattagaaaatttaaaatttaaaatttgacatttaaatcttaaaattataaaatttaatttttgatatttaaaatttaaaattcaaattttaaatttgaaattaaaagtttgaatataaattaaattataaaatttaaaatctatgttgaaatttaaaattttatgttgaaattttaaagttagAACTTGATGCATCTTTGTCCAAGAATggtaaaattctttttttttgttagagtggtttataattttacttcattttttgatatagtttaactatataccaaaaattacttttttttttcttccaaacgcttcatagaaTAATTTTTCTACCGATGTAGCATAGTTTTAAGGGTATCCAAACAGAGCCTAATTATACAAGGAGATGCTGGCCTGAGTGAAAGGCTAGGCAAACTTCGCCTGTCCTCTACCTGCCAAATGATCACAACTAGCTATGATACTTATGCAGTGAGTACGTAGTACCCTATATTAGTTggtctttaattattttcatgttGTTCTTGTTAGCTCTTCTTCCAGGAACCGGTTTTGTGGATTTCTCAGTGCTTAAGATTTATGGGTGCCATCCACGGTCCTTGCCGACTTGACAAGCTGAACAATGAAAACAACAATCAACCAGATCAGGAGGAAAAACAGAAGGCGTACGAGAGAGCAGCCCAAAACCTAACGATTGCCTCGGTACTTATCGCTACCGTGACATTTGCCGCAGCTTTCACCATGCCGGGAGGTTATAAAGCTGACGACCACCCAAACGGAGGCACACCAACTCTAGCAGGAAAATATGCTTTCAACGCGTTCATAATCTCGGACTCCTTAGCATTTGTTTGCTCCATCATGGTCACGTTCTTGCTTACGTATGTTAGCTCATTTAGGGCAGATCCTTCTGTTCGCATTAAACTCATCATCCGCTCCTCCATTTTCCTATCCGTGGCCATAAACTATATGATGGTCGCATTCGCAATGTCGGTGTATGTTGTGCTGGCTCCAGTTAGTACTCCCGTTGCCATTCTTGTCTTCATATTCTCTTTCGCTTTGATCCCATTGTCTGCAGGTCCACAAATAGGACAGCTTTACGGTCTGTTAAGCGCACTAAGGTCCAGACATGGATGGTTCGATCTGAGCTTTGTAATTTGCTATTTCATCTTGGTGACGGTGGTAGAGAGTTTAGTAGTATATGGCAGCATCTTTCTCTTATCGCTTCTGGCAGGGATTCATCAATCTCATAATTCGCATTAGGTCTTTTTCTTCTCAGTTGTTTGTTGTACTTTTTATTGGTATTTgtttttgtacttttatttgagtgTCCTTGTTTGTGTTTGCTTCAGGGTCCTGGTTATATGTTTGGGTCAATTATTAAATAAGCTTGTTCGGATTAAAAGCCAGCAGGGCTTTTAAAGAGTCTGTGTTAAAAAATGTGCCTAGCTAGGGCACTCCTTATTATATATGATGAGTGAAGTTATAAGTTTTCTTGTTTAAATCACATTTTTCCATGAATTACGTACAAGCAGCCAGGTGCGACGtaagtattttctatttaattcactTCTTCATCAACTCTTCAATTGACAATAagagcttgtttggttcatataaTTTAGATTCTGAAATCGAATGAGATTCAGTAGTTTCGACAATATTGGGTGGTGTCATTACAGGCGCTTGTAAGCCTACCATCGGCTGCTCATTCCGAATTAATAATTATCCTATTCGCGCGATATTCTCcttagaggccgtgattgcggccaacACTGCATCTAGCCGTGCAGTGCTAgtatggcatatatatatacatacatatgtatatatatatatgtacatatgaaccaaacaagctcaATTGACAATAagagcttgtttggttcatatatatatatatatacataatatatttNTAGATCATCCAGGATGCTCACGGACGGAGATAGAGGTGGCTAGGTAGTAGGTGTgatggaggaggtggaggagcagccagctccggcggccggcggcgtgctcAGGTGGCCGGGGCATGCGCAAGAAAAGCTGGGGAACAAGAGGGAGGCGGCTGGGTTAAGGTTGAGGAAGAGAGagacctagggttagggtttccatggaGAAACCCTAAGTGGTCACTTTTATGCAAATGGCCAATTCGCACAAAAGTCCCCCGAAACTCAGTATTTCGTACTAAGACCTTCACATCGCGTGTATTTTGCGCGTACACACCTTGTCGTCCATTCTcacgcgattcggtacataaaatgtcgggCTTTTCGCGAAAATACTGTTTCTCCACTTGTGACCCTTCCTCGATAATCAtgcgatatcaggagatccgttCGTCAGATTTGCagacggatcgcaccagtgcgatcagcacgacagataCATCAAATTCAGGATTTTGTTTTGTCCAAATTGgttgccgatttgcgacaaaacctaCCCTCAATACATTCACcataaaacacacacacacacacacacacacatatatatatatatatatatatatatatatatatatatatataaccaaagAAACCCCTTtatctcgaaaatcgtgcatcagatctaaaatccgtcagNNNNNNNNNNNNNNNNNNNNNNNNNNNNNNNNNNNNNNNNNNNNNNNNNNNNNNNNNNNNNNNNNNNNNNNNNNNNNNNNNNNNNNNNNNNNNNNNNNNNNNNNNNNNNNNNNNNNNNNNNNNNNNNNNNNNNNNNNNNNNNNNNNNNNNNNNNNNNNNNNNNNNNNNNNNNNNNNNNNNNNNNNNNNNNNNNNNNNNNNNNNNNNNNNNNNNNNNNNNNNNNNNNNNNNNNNNNNNNNNNNNNNNNNNNNNNNNNNNNNNNNNNNNNNNNNNNNNNNNNNNNNNNNATAATTTATTcgagtttggattcggataatatttcggatattcaaacctattgacatccctactccttattccacttttcaatatataaaaaaaatacgtactaaacacggtgaaccattcaccgtgtttgaacacggtgaatggttcaccgtgttcaacttaacacacgcgTCCCGTCCtacccgcgtggcgctgacgtgacgTATGCGTGGCAGGTCCAGAGCcaatttgcaaatttaattttgacagagctatttttaaaataaaaatttgccggggtctaaatgcaaaaaaagcccaaaaaaaaaaaacagaagaaatgaAGGGGGAGGATCGCCCACCCTCTTCTCCTTCGTTTCACCGCCAAATCCCGGCATCCCGCCGCGCCGTACGCGAATCCCCGAGATCGCGGGGGTACGACCTTTTCCCAATCGGATCCCGGCGATCCTGTGAAGCCCGCCGAATCCACCAGAGATCTGCCCCGTACACAGATCCCGCGAATCCCGCGCCCCAAATCTCACCAGCGCACCGTCTCGTTACTCCGCGCCGCTCGCTGAGCCGGAGATCCCGCAAATCCCGCTATCCCGTACGCAGATCCCGGAGATCACGCGTCGGCCGCCGTCAGTCGCGTCAGCGAATCTCGAGGGCCATGCTGAAAATCTCGCCATTGTCGCCGCTCGCGAGCCCCGTCGACATCACTGTACACAGATCCCGCAGATCTAGCCGCGGATCACGTCGAGCCATCTTATCACCGTCGATCACCGGTGGAGATCTGGGGATTTGGTTCCTCGGAGCCCCTATAAAACGGCGTCGGGGAGAGACGAGCGAAGGGGGCCCAGGGCATACAACCCATCCACACATACacaggaagagagagagagagagagagagagagagagagagagagaagtaacAGAGTAggaagaaggggaagaagaaagagaaagataaggataaggagaaggagaagtaaaaaaaaaaagaaaaagtaataaataaaaaaaaaagagagagaagggaaggCTTGGCGTTGCACACCGCCCGTCcaaccccgccgccgccgccgccgccgtcgacgACGATGGCGCCATCCAACAAAGCAGCACCCACCTGAGGTGGGTGCAAAGATAGTAGTAGAGTACCATTTTTCTTGAATATATCCAAATGTACCCTAAACTAGAAATCCTAGTAAATTCCATAATTAATTTTCTGTTGAATCATATTTGGGGTAATTACTTGGTTAGTTTTGTTGCCTACACACAATTATAACTTTATTCAGGAAAATCATCGTAACACCTTTTGTTATCAggagtatttatatattttgttaaaataataataataataagttttcCACCTTTGAGAAGTCATGCATATGCCTATATTACTATTTTGATTAACCTTTCACAAGTTGCATTATGTTAAACTGTCTCAACTACCACCAAGTTTCTTTCCTAACTAGTATAACAAAACTGTGATTTTATACAACTCTGAATAGTTCTGATACAATTTTACTGATAANatatatatatatatatatatatatatatatatatatatatatataaccaaagAAACCCCTTtatctcgaaaatcgtgcatcagatctaaaatccgtcagcgccattggttccagaatagctgaactgGTCGAAACAAGCAATTGGATCGCTATgatcggagtccgatacgcaccagaagccaactctactccgtggcttctccgaaaaatcggagttactattcacttaagtgaatactaatgatcgcgtaacttctccgttctaactcgttttcttctgaaacttgaaaagtacttatgtaattaaattacacacaaaaacatcgtcgacagagagttcagctacactgtcaaaatctcagtccttacaagaTCGCTCGgtagcaggagttctcccacatcattgactgtgtcccggatgttgtttgggatgaccgggaccgggccgattggttcttgcgaagACTTTGACCGAGAATTTATAGGGTCGTGCAGAttctcaagctcacgacctttgttgaggtctttgatagagccTTGTGGGCAGAGCACGGCGATGCCCACGTACGTGAGGAGCGCGAGTCCTCAGCCAAGTCAAGGGACAAGAGCAAGAAGCGGGCAACGGGCGGCCTCTCGGTATCCTCAACAGCAGTCGAAGAACGGGAGGACTTCCCGATGCGTGATTTGCGGCGGCAATCATCGATCGTCGGCTTGCCCGCAAGGCGAAGGAACGTGCTTCAAGTGCGGTCAAGCGGGACATATGATTCGTGAGTGCCCGAGAT
This genomic window contains:
- the LOC109725467 gene encoding protein ACCELERATED CELL DEATH 6-like, giving the protein MGAIHGPCRLDKLNNENNNQPDQEEKQKAYERAAQNLTIASVLIATVTFAAAFTMPGGYKADDHPNGGTPTLAGKYAFNAFIISDSLAFVCSIMVTFLLTYVSSFRADPSVRIKLIIRSSIFLSVAINYMMVAFAMSVYVVLAPVSTPVAILVFIFSFALIPLSAGPQIGQLYGLLSALRSRHGWFDLSFVICYFILVTVVESLVVYGSIFLLSLLAGIHQSHNSH